The Planktothrix tepida PCC 9214 DNA segment GTTGCGGCGCACCAATGAAAGCCAAAGCAACATCGAATCCATGCAGCAAATTACAACGGATTGGTTTGGTCAGGATTTAGTTTTACCTTCAATTCGGGAATCAGAAAAATTCAAACAAGCCATTAATAAAGGATTGACTTTGCACGAAATGGGTCAAGAAGATTTAGCTTATCCCATTGAAGTGTTAGCAACCGCCATTGAAAAATTAGAAGGTCAGAAAAAATGACAGAATCACCGGATATTCGCAGTATTCTCACATCCAAATCCCGTGCTAAAGTTACACCCAGAGATGCTTCCTTAAAATCCATGCAGTCGGCTTCAGAAACAGCCCTGATTCAACCGCAAAATCGGGAAATTGAAGATCCTGAAATGGCAGAAGTGAAACGGTTGCAAACGGAATTAGAGAGATTACCACAGATGGGGAAACGATTAGCAGTTCATTTAGAACAGACTGTACGTTCTGAATTAATGCAGTTGTGTGAGCAAGCGGAAGTTACACCGGAAATCTTTATTGAGGCGATGGTTGTTACGTTACAAACTGAACCTGAACTGTTAGCAAAAATTATTCAAGAGGCTCAGAAACGTCTGCGACAACGGAAACAAGCGGGGGTAATTCGCAGAACTTTAGCAATGATGGAAAAGTATGTTGGGGAAGGGAAATCGGAAAAAGGGAAAACGTTGTGAGAGCGAAAGACAGCAGTTTTGGCGTGAGTCGGACTTGGGTAAAAAATTAGGATTTTCCCGTTGGGTAAAAAACAAATTCTAAACAATGATATGATTGACTGAGATAATTTGAAAATTTTATCGGCTCTATTTTCTAGCCAATTGTAAAAGTAAAGGTTATCAGATTAACTTAATTTATTTTTGGCTCCAAAGTCCAGAAGATGTAATGATTTATGAACCCGCCATCTGGAATCAAATCACCCTCTGAAAATAACCCCCCAATTCCTCTAACAGAACTTCATCAAAAAATTGATGCGGGGGTTAAAGTTACTATTGCTAAAGCCGTAGATAGACATCGGAAATTAGGAGAATCCATTAGTATTTGGCAGGATGGAAAAGTTGTTACCTTAACCGCAGATAAAATCCCTCAGTCTCCATCCAACTATCAAAGTTAGTTGCTATTTTAACCCCAATGAAAATTCTATTAGTTGAGGATGATCAATCAATAGCAGCGATGCTCTGCGTGACTCTCACAGCCCATCGTTATGCCGTCGATTTAGCGAGTGATGGGCAATTGGCATTGGAGTTGTTAATGCAGTGGGATTATGATCTGATTTTACTCGATGTATTAATTCCAGAACTAGATGGAATTAGCCTATGTCGTCAACTGCGCTCACTTGGTAATCAAACTCCGATTCTGATGCTCACGGCTCAAAATTCCCCGGAAAATGTGATTACAGGATTGGATGCTGGAGCCGATGATTATGTGATTAAACCCTTTAATTCCCATCAACTCTTGGCACGGATACGAGCATTGTTGCGTCGTGGGGATAATGCAACTGCGACCGTCTTGAATTGGGGGTATTTGTGTTTAGATCCGACTTTGATGAAAGTAACGTATAAGCAGCAGGAAATCACCTTTAGACCGAAAGAGTACACGCTGCTAGAACTATTTCTGCGACACCAAGAGCGCATTTTTAGCCGCAATGCTATTATTGATAGGCTTTGGTCGAGCGACCAATTGCCTTCGGAAGCCGCCGTCACAACTTTGATTAAAGACTTAAGAAGTCGGTTAAAAGCCGCAGGAATTAATCAAACAGTGATTGAGACAGTTCATGGGTTAGGATATCGACTTAAAGCAGCACCGACGGTGGAGAACAGTATAGAGGTGCAGGATAGCAACGGGGAGAATGACACTCAAACCCACGAAAGAGTCTTTGTTTCAGAGGATGCTGTAGAAGAACGATTTAGATTGTCCTTGGAGCAGAGGATTAGAGTTTTGGAGGATATCGAAGTCGCCCATAAGACCCATCAGTTGAGTCCAGAACAACAGTCGCAGGGTAGAGAAGAAGCCCATAAGTTAGTGGGTGGACTGGGAATATTTGGTTATGGGAAAGGATCGGAAATTGCTCGTTTGATCGAACATCTGCTCAAAAACAATTCCCTGCTAGAAGAACACCAAGGGACTCGATTTTCAGAACTATTAGCTGAGTTAAAAGCATTGATAGCACTTCCCCCTACATTACTAACGGAGGAGTTCAGTTCCAATTCTTTGGTGCTGGCAGTCGGAAGGGATGCTGCATTCACAAAAGACTTTACCACTGAAGCACCACGATGGGGACTGAGGATGGAAGTCGTCAGCGATCATTCAACAGTGCTGCATCGCTTAACACAAACCACTCCAGCAGTGATTCTGCTGGCTCTTGAGCCTGATGGGGTGGACAATTATACGTTATTGCAAACTTTAAAGGTAGATTATCCAGCTATTCCGATTGTCATTCTGTCAGGGCAAGATTCTTTAGACGAGCGGGTCGCGGCTGCCCGTTTGGGAGTCGAGCAATATCTTTCACAGCCTCGCACTTCTAATCAAGTTTTTGAGGCACTGATTCAGGTATTACCTTCACTGCCAACTATAGAACGATTAGAGACAAAGGTGATGATTGTGGATGATGATCCCGTCATGTTAGATACACTAGCGCGGATGCTGCGAACGCAAGGATTAGAGGTAATTTGTCTGGCCCAACCCGATCAATTCTGGGCGTTGCTGACAACAACTGATCCTGCTGCGCTGCTCCTAGATTTGGAGATGCCGACTTACAATGGGCTAGAGCTTTGCCGAGTTGTGCGCCAAGATCCCCGATATAGCCAACTGCCCATTCTAGTTGTTACGGCCCACACAGACCCTGAATCAATGCGACGAGCATTTGCCGTTGGTGCTAATGATGTGCTTGAGAAACCTGTGGTTGAGGCTGAGTTAGTAACACGAATCATCAGCCGGATTAAGCCATTATGCCCAGCAGCCGAATTGAATTTAAACTATATGACGCAACAATAATAAAACTCAATAACCCGCAAGGATGACAGCAGTATGACGAAACACATCCTGGTGATTGATGATGAAGCAGACATTCGAGACGTGATACAGATGTCCCTTGAAGGCTTTGGGGGTTGGAAAGTGATGCAGGCTTCCTCACCGCAGCAAGGCTTACTCAAAGCGAAGACAGAACCCTTTGATGCTATAATTCTCGATATCTCAATGCCGGATATGGACGGGTTTGAGTGCTTTGGGCATTTGCAAGCCGATCTAAATACTCAGATGATTCCAGTTGTTTTGCTGACGGCTAAAGCATTACCGAGCGATCGTCGTCGCTTTGCTGCCATGGGGGTAGCCGGAGTGATTATTAAGCCGTTTAATTCCAAACAAGTCTGGAAACAAGTGGCTGAAATTTTAGGGTGGAATATTTAGAGACTATCTTGAAGTTCTATTGTTCTCATCTATTTCTTATATTTCTAAGCTATATTTTTTAAAAAACTAAGACTGAAGTAGTTTCTTTTATGTCTGATAAGCAGATTTTGCTCATTGACCATGAGGTTTCTGTTCGAGAAGTTTTGCAGATTTGCTTAAGCAGTGTTGGGGGTTGGCGGGTTATATCCGTTGCTTCTATCCAAGCTGGCTTAGAAAAGCTGTGCATTGAGCGTGTGGATGCTGTACTTTTAGATACACCAAACTTAGAAACTGATGGGATCACTTTTATTCAAACCCTTAAAAACGACCCATTTCCTCCGTCTATTCCAGTTATTTTTATTACGGTAAAAGCCAAAAACTTTTTGTTTAATCAGCTGCCAGCTTTGGGAATCGCGGGTGTGATTGCTAAACCATTTAATGCAATGACTTTACCCATTCAAGTGGCTGGAATGTTGAACTGGAGTCTGGGTTCTGAATTTGTTGATTGAGCGATTTTTTGTGATTCTATTTCTTGTTTGTTAGGGTGTATCATTCTGGAATAAAAACCCTGTATAAATGGGAAAAATGAAACTTTTTCTGAATATAATTAATGCCATTGATAATCCTGATCAACAAGGCAGCATGGCTCAATTTGAAACGATATTAAATACAGTTAATCAAGTGGCAACTAAACGAGGAATTGAGTCGGATCAGATGCAAGAAATTCTGACAGTATTGGGTAGATTTTTACGTCCTATCTTGCAACACCAGCAGAGAATGATAGGTGAGCAACCGTTAGAGAATTTGATTGCTCAAATGACAGATGCAGAAACAACGGCAGCGACTATCAACCTACTAATTTCACCGCAGTTGTATCAGCAAATTGTTCAAGGTATTTCTCAAAAAACAGGGATTAGTAGTAACAGGCTTCAGGGTATCCTGCCCACAATTTTGACCGCCATGATGGGGCTATTGTATATGGGTGCAAGTAAATCTGGAGTCAGCTGTTCCAATTCTGTTCTCAATGCTTTTATAGATCGGGATGCTGAGTTAGTTCTTGGTGAGGTTTTGCAGTCTACCGAGTCGTTTCTGAATTTCTCTTAGGAATTTACCAGAAGTTAATGATCAAAAAAATCTAAAACATAAAAGAAGTGCGAATCAATCCAATCCAAATCGGAGGGTTAGCAGCATTATGTTCAGGATTAGTAATGACTAAAAAACCCGGAGTTATAAAAATATTGTCAGTCATTGGGTAGCGATAAGATAACTCAAAATGCAAAGCAGTATCGGGATCTTTCCGTGTCACAATATCATTACTGAAGACTTTAGGAGGCATACCAAAAACAAAACTTAATTGCGAGCCTGCTTTCCCTAAATCACCCACAAACGCAGTCAGAGCCCAACTCCAAATATCCGCTTGAGAACCCTGAGAACCCTCAACATCGCTGACACTGGGAGACCCTTCCGCATGAGCATTAAAATAGCTCATCCAGCCCCCAAAAATGACTTGTGGGTTTAATTTATAAGTAAATTGTAAGCCAAAGGCATCAGAAGAAGTGGGCGTACTCGCACCAAATGGGAATTGAGCGAAGATGCTCCCCTTACTCCCAGTTACATTAATACTTGAAAGCGGATCTGGGGCATAATAATGACCATAAGTAAAAGCTAACCCTAATCGTTCAGAGGGGCTATAACTAAGTTGACTCAACACAGTATATTGACCCTTGAATAGACCCTGGTAGGCATCATTCCCAGAAGTCGTTAAATAACTAATTCCTCCTGCTAATTTGTCTGTAAAATTATAGTAAATGACCCCACCCGTACCAAATGCAAAAGAATAAATCGGACTCTCTGCACCAAAATTAGAAATCGAGTTAACCGGATTAAAAGCCGGAAAAATCCGAGTCGGAAAATCCGCAACTGGAGCCACCGCAATAATCCCCCGCTTCCCAATCGGAAATTCATAAAATAATGTCCCTAACTTAACATTATTACTCGTATTAACAGCACCGATCAAAAGAGTCATGTCAGTACCCGTCACACCATAGCCAAAACCATTAATATTCCCCGCGACTAATTGAGTTCGCAATCGATCTTTCCCCGTAAAACTGGTATCAATTTTCAGCACAACTCCTCCTGATAAAGTCGGATTATCATCCAAATCTTCCCTAGAATCACTCCCAGGAGAAACCGCTTTCTGGTCTCCAAAAGCACTAATTAAATTAAAATCAACTCGACCCCGTAAAACTGTATTTCGACTAAATCGATGTTCTCCCAAAAACGTTAATCGCTCCTCTATATTATCCAGTTTGGCAGTAAGATTAGGAAGCTCTGTAGCAAATTCGGCTTTCATTTTTTCGATTACTAACAAATCTTCTTTTTCCAAAAATTGAGAGTTTAACCTTTCAATTGAACGCCGAATACTCAGCAGACAAGTATTTAGACTGGCGGCAAATTCATAACGAGTCATCGCCCGTTCTCCCTTAAAATTCCCCCCAGGAAAACCGCTAATACACCGATATTTTTCCACTAAATTTCTGAGAGATTCATAAGCCCAATCGCCCGGATTAACATCAGACAACTGATTAACATTAGTCAGGGTTTCATCATCCAGTTCAGGAGGCGGATTACGAGATAAAGTTTCGATTTCCTGAATCGAAATTTCTTCAACTTCCGAATTAGAAGTGAGGGAGGAGAATTCATGAGAATCACTGACAGATGCTTCTCCCGCCAACGTTAAGTTAGAATTTTCTTGGGCTAGGACGGGAGATAAAATCAATAAATGATAACTCAGGAACACTGAGGTTATAGGAAATGATAAATTCAAGTTTTTCATAATTTTTTTCACAGATTAATCCTCACAACTATAACCATTTTTAAGATTGACATGACTTAACAATTGCTAAACCAACTAATTTTAATAAGGTTTAATTCTCAATTCAGTTTTGATAGCATCCTGTGCTTTTTTTGTAACATCTTCTGGAATTTTGGTGTACCCTAACGACTCATTAAAAGTTTGACCCTCTGTTAAAATCCAGGTCAATAGATTTTGAGTGGCTTGCAACGTATCGGGATTAAGATACTGTTTAGAAATTAGGAGCCAAGTTAAACTGACCAACGGATAACCCGCTTCTGGATCTTTGATATCTTCTGTGGTAAAGTCATCATTAAACTTGAGATTTGCTAGAGCTTTTTGAGTTTCTGCTAAAGTGGGTTGAAGGTAACGACCTGTCCGATTTTCAAGACTAGCAATCGAAAGATTGTTAGCAACAGCAACGTTACTTTGTACATAGCCAATTGCCCCCTCAATTCTACGGACTTCTCCGGCGATTCCACTATCTTCGGGAAAGCTAGAAAATACCTTAAATCCCCAATCAGGATTTCGACTAGCTGGGATTTTTCCTTCGGTGATTTTGTTTAAATATTTAGTGAGAATAAAGCTAGTAGCACAATTGTCTGAACAAACAACAACTTGAATTTTTTGATTAGGAAAACTGGGATGAATCTGTTGCCAATTTGTAATTTTTCCAGTAAATATTTTTGCTAGTTGTTCACGGGATAATTTAACTTCTCTGGTGATTTGTTGCAGGTTATAAACAATAGCTAAAGCTCCTCCTCCTGTAGGTACCATTAGTAACCCATCTTCCATTTGATTTTGTTCAATGGGAGTGGGAATTAAACTACTCCCGCCAAAGTCAATGGATTTGTTAATAAATAAGCGAATTCCTCCCCCACTCCCAATGGTTGTGTATTTAAACATTTTTCCGGTTTGCTGTTGGTATTCTTGGCTATAACGTTGATAAAGCGGTTCAGCAAAAGAATCACCAGCACCCCTCAGTAATTGCGCCCTAGCTGAATTTGGGGTAAAAGAAATTGTGGTGATTGTTAATGTAGCCGTTAACAGTTTATGCCAGTTATTCATAGTAAATGTGTTCATGAATATCTTGATTAAGTAAAGGTCTGTCACCTTAAGTGACCGGTGCCCGGAAATAAATTTCGGGCTTAAAGCTAAAGTTATCTAAAGATAACTAAAGAGTTAATTCCCAAAACCTGTTAAAACGGGTTTTAGCTTTAAGCCTGTTCGCGCAGCGTTGCGGAGCAATCATTGATTTCAGGGCTTTTGATGGGCTAAAGATTGATTTTTTTTCGATAAATGATGACTTGATTACCATCGGCTGCAATTTCTAACCAAAAATCTTGAATGACAAATTGATAGTAAAATTCCCCAAGACGGGTACTGCGCCAAGTGCTGATTAGTTGTTCATTGGGTGCCCATTTTTGGAAGGCTTTGACGGCAATTTCAGGAACTTCACTGACATCAATTTGTTCATCAACTTGAACAAGAGTACCTGTGGGAGTTGCTTGTACTTCTACTTGAAAACCTTGTTGGTTTTTTCCTCGGAGGATGTAGATTAATGAACCATCTGATTTTAGTTCTATTCGAGCTTTGTTAAATTCAGCGTTGGTTGCAGTTTTGGCGGCAGACATGGCGGGAAGTGCAACTTCTTCTAGGGGAATTTCTCGGACTATTCCTCCTAGATTTTGGGCGATTAATATATCTCCTTTCTTAGTCAAAGATTGAGCTTGAACATCACAGGGATAGATGAAAGAGGTAGAAATCGCCATTCCTGTAAGGATTAATATACTTTGCCAATTTTTTGTGTAAACAATCATGATTTTTTGAATTAATTTATGTTGTTTTAGTTTCATTCACTGACTCCGTGCTTGTGATTAACGTCGGTAAAATTTAAGGTTTGACTAATTCGGTTAAATCTGATATTTTCAGAGAATGCCAAATTAATCTTCGCTAGTTTCATGATTAGCCGGAAGTAGAATTCCTTCCTGTAACAAGGTATCCATAAATGTCTTTCGTAAAATTCGCTGAATCTGAAGATGTTTTCCGGGTTTCACTTTAGTTAATGTCCTTAGCAATAAGTTGGATTCGCTCACACTTTCTACCCCATCAATTTGTGTAGGCTCCAGAATATCTGTAGAATTAGCTTTTAACTTTTGTCCTATGTCCTCAATAACTTGATAGATATAAACTAAATTAGAATCATAAGGGACGCTAACTTCTACTACTGCAAAAACATATTGTTTGGAATAGTTAGTAATGGAACTCATATCACCATTGCGAATAATTTGTAATTGACCATTGGGATGTCGGATGCGGGTTGTTCTGAGTTCGATGGCTTCAACAATCCCTTCTACTTTGGTTTCTTCGGCTTTCCTCAACTCAACATAATCCCCCACTAAATAGTAGTTTTCAAACAGAATAAAAAACCCACTGACGATATCGTTAATTAGGGTCTGGGCTCCTAAACCGATAGCAATACCAACAATCCCCGCACCTGCTAATATGGGAGTGGGATTAATATCAAGGGTATAAAGAATGAAAATTCCAACGGTAAAATACACTAAGTATTGCAATAAACTCTTAAACAAGGGAATTAGAGTTAAGCGTCTACTTCTTTGGATGTCCGTCAAATTCTGCTCTTTAAATACTACTTCTTCTACGAGTAAGTGGATGACTTCAAATACTACTTGACTTAAGAAAACTATGGCAATAATTTTAATAATTCGTAGACCAAAAGTGGAGAGTTGGGCGATTAATTGGATCTGTTGTGTTACTAATGTGGCGATGCAGACATAAATAACAAATTCCAGACACCGTTTTAATAACGGAATCAGGTGTTGGAGACGAGCATAAAATCGCAATAGGTTATCGGAGTTGGAGTATTTGACAGTAAGAACATCAAGGGTATCGACAATGGCGGCGACGGCTTTTAAAATCAGTAATCCGACTGCTATAATCAGATAGATTCGGAGTGCAATATAGAGATATTCGGAAATGATGACGGGTAATTTGAGAAATTGGGTACAGCAAATAATTACCCCCAGCCAAATTCCGCCTCTGATTCTTTGATAAAGGGCGGTAAAGAAAGCATCAATACTTTCATCGTCGGCGGTGCTTGTTTCGATGTTTTTGGCGCGAGTGCTGGCTATTTTTAGCCAATATTTAAGCAGTTTTAGAGCGATTACTGCTACAACAACAGCACCAATACTTTGACCAATACCGATTCCGAGGGTAATCCAAAATCCTGGGGGAATACGGCTAATTAAATTGAGTGTATATTGTTGAATATTTTTACCTTGATAGAGTAAAAACCCATTCACTCCGACAATCAAAATACACAGCAATAAGCCAACTAATACCAACAATCTTGTGATATTGCGATGCAGGGTTTTGATTCGGGGATCTTCACTTTTAAAGATAGAAAATTTAATTAAAAGTTGGGATGAATTTCTCACTATCCCAATCAAAACTAGAAAAATAATGATCACTAGGCTAACTTCAGCCAAGATAATTAATAGGTTGCTCATTTCATTGTCAAAGTCAAAATTAAGAGTTTAATAGACTATTTACTGATAACTGATAATGCGGATACTTGATAACTGTATTAGTTAATATCTTGAACAATCCGAAAACCAGCGTGTTGATAGAAATTCGGACGAAACCAATTTCGATAATATTTTAAAGCTTCCGTACCATTTGTTATCCAACAGCCTCCTAACATCATTTGATGTTGAGTATCAAAAAAGATGGCAGAATTATCTTCATAAAGAAAATGGGGTTTATATCCTGAAAGGGGGTTTAAATGATCACTCAACCATTCCCAAACATTCCCCCGCAAATCATAGAGTCCAGAGTAACTTTTTGCCGTTTCTAACAGTCCGACGGGACTGGGTGAACCGAATTTAAAATTGAGATTATAATGGTCTACATCTTCGACTAAACCATTACCATAAGTGGCGACATTGTACTCGGCTTCATTCATTAACCGAGTTCCTTCACCTTTCCAACGACAATAAGCCATTGCTTCGTAGTAATTAACTTCTGCTGGCCAATCTAACGGTAAATCCATTTCATCAAATTGGGCGCGATATTTATAACTGCCATTTTCTAAGCACCAAAATTTGGGATGTTGGATATTATTTTCAGTTTTCCATTGCCAAGATTTTTTATCCCAATATTCTTGATTATCGTAGCCACCCGCCTTAACAAAATCCAGAAATTCGCTATTCGTAATTAGATATTTACTGGCTACAAAAGGTGCTACTTCAACAATGCGTGACCCATAATCGATATCCCAACCATAGGTTGAATCATCAAAAGCTTTGCCCAGTTTTGCAATTCCACCTGCAACTTTGAGCATTTCATTCTCTGGAATATAAGCTTTAGAAGGGGCATATTTCCAGTCTGAGGGACGTTTAACTCTTTCAATGGGTAACTGGCGAAATAACATGGAAGAGGTTTCAACATGAATTCGCTGATGTTCTATTCCCATGATTAACGCCCACAGGGGATGATCAGCAAGAATTGGCAAAGTAATCGGCGTTTTTTTAATAAATTCTAATAGGATTTCTAAGACTTGTTCTCGATATTTCCAAGCCGATGCAACGTCTGGCCATTCTAAATGGGCGATCGCTTGATTTAATTCGGTGGGTGTTTCGGGATCAACCCCAACTCCAAACAGAATTTCATAGTCCTGATTAAGACATTTTTCTAATAATCCCACCCGAACTAATTTATTAATATAGAAAGCCGCCGAATGTCCAAGATAAAAAATTAGCGGATTTCTCAAGGGGTCAGGATTCAGATAAAATGTGTCTT contains these protein-coding regions:
- the ovoA gene encoding 5-histidylcysteine sulfoxide synthase, which produces MNTLVYNCPPKLDCCDRQTLINYFQEAWQLEDVLLKSLVGEDTFYLNPDPLRNPLIFYLGHSAAFYINKLVRVGLLEKCLNQDYEILFGVGVDPETPTELNQAIAHLEWPDVASAWKYREQVLEILLEFIKKTPITLPILADHPLWALIMGIEHQRIHVETSSMLFRQLPIERVKRPSDWKYAPSKAYIPENEMLKVAGGIAKLGKAFDDSTYGWDIDYGSRIVEVAPFVASKYLITNSEFLDFVKAGGYDNQEYWDKKSWQWKTENNIQHPKFWCLENGSYKYRAQFDEMDLPLDWPAEVNYYEAMAYCRWKGEGTRLMNEAEYNVATYGNGLVEDVDHYNLNFKFGSPSPVGLLETAKSYSGLYDLRGNVWEWLSDHLNPLSGYKPHFLYEDNSAIFFDTQHQMMLGGCWITNGTEALKYYRNWFRPNFYQHAGFRIVQDIN
- a CDS encoding mechanosensitive ion channel family protein, with product MSNLLIILAEVSLVIIIFLVLIGIVRNSSQLLIKFSIFKSEDPRIKTLHRNITRLLVLVGLLLCILIVGVNGFLLYQGKNIQQYTLNLISRIPPGFWITLGIGIGQSIGAVVVAVIALKLLKYWLKIASTRAKNIETSTADDESIDAFFTALYQRIRGGIWLGVIICCTQFLKLPVIISEYLYIALRIYLIIAVGLLILKAVAAIVDTLDVLTVKYSNSDNLLRFYARLQHLIPLLKRCLEFVIYVCIATLVTQQIQLIAQLSTFGLRIIKIIAIVFLSQVVFEVIHLLVEEVVFKEQNLTDIQRSRRLTLIPLFKSLLQYLVYFTVGIFILYTLDINPTPILAGAGIVGIAIGLGAQTLINDIVSGFFILFENYYLVGDYVELRKAEETKVEGIVEAIELRTTRIRHPNGQLQIIRNGDMSSITNYSKQYVFAVVEVSVPYDSNLVYIYQVIEDIGQKLKANSTDILEPTQIDGVESVSESNLLLRTLTKVKPGKHLQIQRILRKTFMDTLLQEGILLPANHETSED
- a CDS encoding response regulator, producing the protein MKILLVEDDQSIAAMLCVTLTAHRYAVDLASDGQLALELLMQWDYDLILLDVLIPELDGISLCRQLRSLGNQTPILMLTAQNSPENVITGLDAGADDYVIKPFNSHQLLARIRALLRRGDNATATVLNWGYLCLDPTLMKVTYKQQEITFRPKEYTLLELFLRHQERIFSRNAIIDRLWSSDQLPSEAAVTTLIKDLRSRLKAAGINQTVIETVHGLGYRLKAAPTVENSIEVQDSNGENDTQTHERVFVSEDAVEERFRLSLEQRIRVLEDIEVAHKTHQLSPEQQSQGREEAHKLVGGLGIFGYGKGSEIARLIEHLLKNNSLLEEHQGTRFSELLAELKALIALPPTLLTEEFSSNSLVLAVGRDAAFTKDFTTEAPRWGLRMEVVSDHSTVLHRLTQTTPAVILLALEPDGVDNYTLLQTLKVDYPAIPIVILSGQDSLDERVAAARLGVEQYLSQPRTSNQVFEALIQVLPSLPTIERLETKVMIVDDDPVMLDTLARMLRTQGLEVICLAQPDQFWALLTTTDPAALLLDLEMPTYNGLELCRVVRQDPRYSQLPILVVTAHTDPESMRRAFAVGANDVLEKPVVEAELVTRIISRIKPLCPAAELNLNYMTQQ
- a CDS encoding iron uptake porin — encoded protein: MKNLNLSFPITSVFLSYHLLILSPVLAQENSNLTLAGEASVSDSHEFSSLTSNSEVEEISIQEIETLSRNPPPELDDETLTNVNQLSDVNPGDWAYESLRNLVEKYRCISGFPGGNFKGERAMTRYEFAASLNTCLLSIRRSIERLNSQFLEKEDLLVIEKMKAEFATELPNLTAKLDNIEERLTFLGEHRFSRNTVLRGRVDFNLISAFGDQKAVSPGSDSREDLDDNPTLSGGVVLKIDTSFTGKDRLRTQLVAGNINGFGYGVTGTDMTLLIGAVNTSNNVKLGTLFYEFPIGKRGIIAVAPVADFPTRIFPAFNPVNSISNFGAESPIYSFAFGTGGVIYYNFTDKLAGGISYLTTSGNDAYQGLFKGQYTVLSQLSYSPSERLGLAFTYGHYYAPDPLSSINVTGSKGSIFAQFPFGASTPTSSDAFGLQFTYKLNPQVIFGGWMSYFNAHAEGSPSVSDVEGSQGSQADIWSWALTAFVGDLGKAGSQLSFVFGMPPKVFSNDIVTRKDPDTALHFELSYRYPMTDNIFITPGFLVITNPEHNAANPPIWIGLIRTSFMF
- a CDS encoding response regulator, whose translation is MTKHILVIDDEADIRDVIQMSLEGFGGWKVMQASSPQQGLLKAKTEPFDAIILDISMPDMDGFECFGHLQADLNTQMIPVVLLTAKALPSDRRRFAAMGVAGVIIKPFNSKQVWKQVAEILGWNI
- the pstS gene encoding phosphate ABC transporter substrate-binding protein PstS; translated protein: MNTFTMNNWHKLLTATLTITTISFTPNSARAQLLRGAGDSFAEPLYQRYSQEYQQQTGKMFKYTTIGSGGGIRLFINKSIDFGGSSLIPTPIEQNQMEDGLLMVPTGGGALAIVYNLQQITREVKLSREQLAKIFTGKITNWQQIHPSFPNQKIQVVVCSDNCATSFILTKYLNKITEGKIPASRNPDWGFKVFSSFPEDSGIAGEVRRIEGAIGYVQSNVAVANNLSIASLENRTGRYLQPTLAETQKALANLKFNDDFTTEDIKDPEAGYPLVSLTWLLISKQYLNPDTLQATQNLLTWILTEGQTFNESLGYTKIPEDVTKKAQDAIKTELRIKPY
- a CDS encoding response regulator, giving the protein MSDKQILLIDHEVSVREVLQICLSSVGGWRVISVASIQAGLEKLCIERVDAVLLDTPNLETDGITFIQTLKNDPFPPSIPVIFITVKAKNFLFNQLPALGIAGVIAKPFNAMTLPIQVAGMLNWSLGSEFVD